A section of the Cytobacillus sp. IB215665 genome encodes:
- a CDS encoding CAP domain-containing protein has translation SKVARTKSADMQSNKYFDHNSPTYGSPFDMMKKFGITYKSAGENIAYGQKTPQEVVNAWMNSEGHRKNILNSSFTHIGVGYIEQGNYWTQMFISK, from the coding sequence AAGTAAAGTAGCACGTACTAAATCTGCTGATATGCAGTCTAACAAATATTTTGACCATAATAGTCCAACTTACGGTTCACCGTTTGATATGATGAAAAAGTTCGGTATCACATATAAATCAGCTGGAGAAAATATTGCTTATGGTCAAAAAACACCTCAAGAAGTTGTGAATGCTTGGATGAATAGTGAAGGTCACCGCAAAAACATTTTAAATTCTAGCTTCACTCATATTGGTGTTGGATATATTGAACAAGGTAATTATTGGACTCAAATGTTTATTAGTAAATAA